A portion of the Zootoca vivipara chromosome 6, rZooViv1.1, whole genome shotgun sequence genome contains these proteins:
- the LOC132592283 gene encoding cytochrome P450 2B11-like yields MPYMEAVIHEIQRFSDILPMNLPRIAMKDIHFRGYVIPKGTYIYPLLSSVHYDPEQHSNPQEFDPGRFLDSQGCFKKVEAFMPFSAGKRMCIGGGLARMELFLFFTTILQAFTLHSPVPPSQISLAPASVGVGKVPPKYQLSVSQRQH; encoded by the exons ATGCCTTACATGGAGGCTGTAATACACGAGATCCAGAGATTCAGCGATATCCTGCCCATGAATCTTCCCCGCATTGCCATGAAAGACATCCACTTCAGGGGCTATGTCATCCCCAAG GGCACCTACATCTATCCTTTGCTGAGCAGCGTTCACTATGACCCGGAGCAGCACTCCAACCCTCAAGAGTTTGACCCGGGGAGATTCCTGGATAGCCAAGGCTGCTTCAAGAAAGTGGAGGCGTTCATGCCTTTCTCAGCAG GGAAGCGCATGTGTATCGGCGGAGGGCTGGCCCGCATGGAGCTGTTcctcttcttcaccaccatcctGCAGGCCTTCACCCTCCACTCCCCTGTGCCCCCCAGCCAGATCAGCCTCGCACCTGCGTCCGTGGGCGTTGGGAAGGTGCCCCCCAAATACCAGCTGTCCGTGTCCCAGCGCCAACACtga